Proteins encoded together in one Lathyrus oleraceus cultivar Zhongwan6 chromosome 5, CAAS_Psat_ZW6_1.0, whole genome shotgun sequence window:
- the LOC127080197 gene encoding secreted RxLR effector protein 161-like produces MQKKFEMILMGELKFFLGIQINQSLEATYIHQSKYTKELMKKFDMLDCKISKTPMHSTCILEKDEVSNKVEQKVYRGMISSLLYLTASRPDILFSVYLCARFQSDPREFHLTVVKRIFRYLKCTTNIGLCYRKSKEYKLVDYYDVDYVRDILERKSTSRSYQFLGDNLISWSSKRQSTIALSTTEVEYIAASRCSTQILWMKSQI; encoded by the coding sequence ATGCAGAAAAAGTTTGAGATGAttctgatgggagaactcaagttcttcCTGGGTATCCAGATTAATCAAAGTTTAGAAGCAACATATATCCATCAAAGCAAATATACCAAAGAACTTatgaagaagtttgacatgttAGATTGCAAGATATCTAAAACTCCAATGCATTCCACGTGTATTTTGGAGAAGGATGAGGTAAGCAATAAGGTAGAGCAAAAGGTATACAGAGGTATGATAAGTTCTCTCTTATACTTaactgcttctagacctgacattTTATTTAGTGTCTatttatgtgctcgcttccaatcagatcctagagaattCCACTTAACAGTTGTTAAGAGGATATTTAGGTATCTGAAATGTACTACTAACATTGGCTTGTGTTATAGAAAATCAAAAGAGTACAAGCTAGTAGATTATTATGATGTTGATTACGTTAGAGATATACTAGAAAGAAAAAGCACTTCTAGAAGCTATCAGTTTTTGGGAGACaacttgatctcatggtccagcaagaggCAATCGACAATTGCACTATCAACAACTGAAGTTGAATATATTGCAGCATCTAGATGTAGCACTCAAATCCTCTGGATGAAAAGTCAGATATAA
- the LOC127083869 gene encoding wall-associated receptor kinase-like 20, whose translation MTIKTHCSLLPPMNSTTTFLLLTASLLLLTCATHVLSATPCPPCGNTTVPFPLSTTTTCGDPLYKVRCTSSGSLVFDTLNNTYPIESINPRTQRFVIQPAPLIPNTCTSTDKVHQGIQLNNSLPFNITSSNTIVYLNCTRTLLQSPLNCSAASACHAYINATASVSACQTGPLCCTYRTGGSSNSYMIRVRDSGCSAYSSFVNLDTSLSVNRWSRPGLEIQWMSPRETVCGSQKDCDAATSTCGVDASSANGIKRCFCNGELVWDPVQGVCTKKITCFNPDGCDDSNNKTAIIAGATCGVGAALILATIVILLYKRHKRILEAQQRLAKEREGILNASGGGKAAKLFSGKEIKKATNDFSADRLLGVGGYGEVYKGILQDGTNVAVKCAKLGNPKGTDQVLNEVRILCQVNHRNLVGLLGCCVELEQPILVYEFIENGTLLDHLTGQMPKGRASLNWSHRLRVARDTSEGLAYLHFMAVPPIYHRDVKSSNILLDFKMNAKVSDFGLSRLAQTDMSHISTCAQGTLGYLDPEYYRNYQLTDKSDVYSFGVVLLELLTSQKAIDFNRASDDVNLAVYVQRMMDEEKVFEVIDPVLKNGASNIELDTMKALAFLALGCLEEKRQNRPSMKEVSEEIEYIISIASAKGVK comes from the exons ATGACTATCAAGACACACTGCTCTCTTCTCCCACCAATGAACTCTACAACAACCTTCCTCCTTCTAACAGCCTCACTACTCCTGCTAACATGCGCTACTCACGTCCTCTCCGCCACCCCATGCCCACCCTGCGGCAACACCACCGTACCTTTTCCACTCAGCACCACCACCACATGCGGTGACCCGTTATATAAAGTCCGCTGCACCTCTTCCGGTTCACTGGTTTTCGACACACTAAATAACACCTACCCTATCGAATCCATTAACCCACGAACCCAACGGTTCGTGATCCAACCCGCTCCACTCATCCCCAACACATGCACTTCCACCGATAAAGTCCACCAAGGAATCCAACTCAATAACAGTCTTCCCTTCAACATCACGAGCTCCAACACCATCGTTTACCTCAACTGCACACGCACGCTTCTACAATCGCCGCTCAACTGCTCCGCCGCTAGCGCTTGCCACGCTTACATCAACGCCACCGCTTCTGTTTCCGCCTGCCAGACCGGTCCGCTCTGCTGCACGTACCGGACCGGTGGTTCGAGTAACTCTTACATGATCCGTGTTAGAGACTCGGGTTGTAGCGCTTACTCTAGTTTTGTGAACCTTGACACGAGTCTTTCTGTGAACCGGTGGTCTAGACCCGGTTTGGAGATTCAGTGGATGTCGCCTAGAGAAACCGTTTGTGGGTCCCAGAAAGATTGTGATGCTGCCACGTCGACTTGTGGGGTTGATGCTTCATCGGCTAATGGGATCAAGAGGTGTTTCTGTAATGGAGAGCTTGTGTGGGACCCTGTTCAAGGGGTGTGTACTAAAA AAATTACTTGCTTCAACCCTGATGGCTGTGACGATTCCAACAATAAGACAGCTATAATAGCAG GTGCAACATGTGGAGTTGGAGCTGCACTCATCCTAGCAACAATTGTCATTCTTCTCTACAAACGCCACAAACGCATATTAGAAGCACAACAACGCCTAGCCAAAGAGCGTGAAGGAATTCTAAACGCAAGTGGTGGAGGAAAAGCAGCCAAACTTTTCTCCGGCAAAGAGATTAAAAAGGCCACAAACGACTTCTCCGCCGACCGACTCCTTGGCGTTGGCGGCTACGGTGAAGTCTACAAAGGCATTCTTCAAGACGGAACAAACGTAGCTGTTAAATGTGCTAAGCTTGGAAACCCAAAAGGAACCGACCAAGTCCTTAATGAAGTTCGCATATTATGCCAAGTGAACCACAGAAACCTCGTTGGATTACTAGGTTGTTGTGTGGAATTGGAACAACCGATATTGGTTTATGAGTTCATAGAAAATGGAACACTTCTTGATCATTTAACAG GTCAAATGCCAAAGGGCCGTGCATCACTTAATTGGAGCCATCGTCTTCGCGTTGCTCGCGACACTTCCGAAGGTCTTGCTTACCTTCACTTCATGGCAGTGCCACCTATTTACCATAGAGATGTTAAGTCAAGTAACATTCTTCTAGACTTCAAGATGAATGCAAAGGTTTCAGATTTCGGGTTATCACGGTTGGCTCAAACGGATATGAGTCATATCTCAACCTGTGCTCAAGGGACACTTGGGTATCTCGATCCTGAGTATTATAGAAACTATCAACTAACTGATAAAAGTGATGTTTATAGTTTCGGAGTCGTGTTGCTCGAGCTTCTGACGTCTCAGAAGGCGATAGACTTTAACCGGGCTTCTGATGATGTGAACTTAGCAGTTTATGTGCAAAGGATGATGGATGAAGAGAAAGTTTTTGAAGTTATTGATCCTGTTTTGAAGAACGGAGCTAGTAATATAGAGCTTGATACGATGAAGGCATTGGCATTTTTGGCTTTGGGTTGTTTGGAGGAGAAGAGACAGAATCGACCTTCGATGAAAGAGGTGTCCGAGGAGATTGAGTATATCATTAGTATTGCATCTGCAAAAGGAGTGAAGTAG